The Symbiobacterium terraclitae region CAGGGCGCTCATGAATTGACAATGGCTTTATACCACAGTTCCAGTTCTGACTCCTTCCCCCTGCCGAAGGGGTGAAGCGAACTCCCCTTTTTCATCAGCCAGTCGGCATTAACCTGAACCTTTCGCATAAGGTGACCCCAGGACAGGGCCGCCGGGATGGACGGCGGCCGCGCACGAAGCGCGCTGGAGGAGGGCGAGCGGGATGATGGAGCGGATCGCGGTCATCGGCGGGACGGCGGCGGGGGTGGAGATCGCCGCCCTGGCCGCCCGGGGCGGTTACGTGACCTGCCTGCACGAGCCGGACCCCGCCGGCCTGGCTGAGGCGGGGCGCCGGGTGCAGGACCGGCTGGACGCGCTGGAGGGGGAGGGGCACGGTGGCGTGCGGGTGGCCCGGAAGGCCCGGGTGCGCCTCGATCCCTCGCTGGACTCGGCGGTGGCGGACGCCGACTTCGTCATCGAGGCCGCCCGAGACGACCTGGCCGGCAAGCGGGAGCTGTTCGCGCGCATCGATGGCCTCGCGCCCGCCCACGCCATCCTGGCCACTTACTCGGCGACGGTCTCCTCGGCCTACCTGGCCTCGGCGACCAGCCGCCCCGACCGGGTGGTCAGCATGGGCTTCTTCGGGCCGCCGCTGGCTCCCGCCGCGGTGGCGATCATCCAGGAGCCGCACCTGACCTCGGAGGTGCTGGCGGTGGTGGCCGAGCTGGTCTGGCGGATGGGCCTGGAGCCGCTGATGCTCCGGCGGGGGCGGGAGCCAGAGGGAGCGGCGTGACCGGGCCCCGGCGCGCAGCGGCCGCACCTCCGGTTCTCCCGGGGCGCGGCCGCCGTGCATGTAGTCTTACGCTTCGTTGAT contains the following coding sequences:
- a CDS encoding 3-hydroxyacyl-CoA dehydrogenase NAD-binding domain-containing protein — encoded protein: MMERIAVIGGTAAGVEIAALAARGGYVTCLHEPDPAGLAEAGRRVQDRLDALEGEGHGGVRVARKARVRLDPSLDSAVADADFVIEAARDDLAGKRELFARIDGLAPAHAILATYSATVSSAYLASATSRPDRVVSMGFFGPPLAPAAVAIIQEPHLTSEVLAVVAELVWRMGLEPLMLRRGREPEGAA